A region from the Acyrthosiphon pisum isolate AL4f chromosome A1, pea_aphid_22Mar2018_4r6ur, whole genome shotgun sequence genome encodes:
- the LOC100158833 gene encoding T-complex protein 1 subunit alpha — translation MSVSALTVAGSRTSGTPIRTQNVMAANAIANIVKSSLGPVGLDKMLVDDIGDVTVTNDGATILKLLDVEHPAARVLVELAQLQDEEVGDGTTSVVIIAAELLKNADELVKQKIHPTSIISGYRLACKESCKYIQNNLTVNVDDLRRDWLENAATTSMSSKLIMADSEFFSKMVVDACMLVKRPSDKRGGVSVPIKTINVLKAHGKSARESLLIQGYALNCTVASEAMQKKIVNAKIACLDFSLQKTKMKLGVQVLVNDVDQLEAIRQRESDITKERVQKILATGANVILCTGGIDDICLKYFIEAKALAVRRVKKVDLKRIAKATGAAFLTSLTNMEGEETFESSSLGEAAEVVQDQISDDELIIVKGPKAQSAASIILRGPNDFYCDEMERSIHDALCAVQRVLESKSAVAGGGAVEAALSIYLENFATSLSSREQLAIAEFARSLLVIPKTLAINAAQDATELVAKLRSYHNESQTSSENDVYKWYGLDLEEGEIRDNLKAGVLEPAISKVKSLKFATEAAITILRIDDMIKLDPEQKAGRGYQQAYDAGEL, via the exons atGTCTGTAAGTGCATTGACGGTGGCCGGTTCCAGGACGTCTGGAACACCCATCCGTACACAAAATGTGATGGCAGCAAATGCTATTGCAAACATTGTTAAAAGCTCATTAGGACCGGTGGGCCTGGATAAAATGTTGGTTGATGACATTGGa GATGTCACAGTAACCAACGACGGTGCTACTATTCTGAAGTTATTGGATGTTGAACATCCAGCTGCTCGAGTCCTCGTTGAATTGGCTCAATTACAAGATGAAGAAGTTGGTGATGGCACGACATCAGTT gtTATAATAGCAGCAGAATTACTGAAAAATGCAGATGAGttagttaaacaaaaaatacatccCACATCTATCATAAGCGGATATCGTTTGGCATGCAAAGAGTCTTGCAAGTATATTCAGAACAATTTAACTGTAAATGTTGACGATTTACGTCGTGATTGGTTAGAAAATGCTGCTACTACATCTATGTCAAGCAAATTAATCATGGCTgattcagaatttttttcaaaaatggttGTAGATGCTTGCATGCTTGTGAAGCGACCATCTGATAAACGTGGTGGAGTATCTGTTCCTATTAAAACCATCAATGTACTTAAAGCACATGGTAAAAGTGCACGAGAAAGCTTACTCATTCAAGGATATGCTTTGAATTGTACTGTTGCTTCTGAagcaatgcaaaaaaaaatcgtaaatgcCAAAATTGCCTGTTTAGATTTTTCtttacaaaaaactaaaatgaaatTAGGTGTACAGGTTTTGGTTAATGACGTTGACCAGCTGGAAGCAATACGTCAACGTGAGTCTGATATAACTAAAGAACGAGTTCAAAAAATTTTAGCAACTGGagctaatgttatattatgcacgGGTGGTATTGATGACATTTGCTTGAAGTATTTCATTGAAGCAAAAGCTTTGGCTGTACGTCGTGTTAAGAaagttgatttaaaaagaattgCAAAAGCTACAGGTGCAGCTTTTTTGACTTCTTTGACAAATATGGAAGGAGAAGAGACTTTTGAAAGTTCTAGTCTTGGTGAAGCTGCTGAAGTTGTACAAGACCAAATATCAGACgatgaattaataattgttaaaggACCAAAAGCTCAAAGTGCTGCATCAATTATACTACGTGGCCCAAACGATTTCTATTGTGATGAAATGGAACGTTCCATTCATGATGCTCTGTGTGCCGTTCAGCGTGTGCTTGAATCTAAATCGGCTGTTGCTGGTGGTGGAGCAGTTGAAGCTgctttatctatttatttagaaaatttcgCTACATCTTTGAGTTCCCGAGAGCAACTGGCTATTGCAGAATTTGCACGCTCTTTGTTGGTTATCCCTAAAACCTTAGCGATTAATGCTGCACAAGACGCTACAGAGTTGGTCGCTAAACTCAGATCTTACCATAATGAAAGCCAAACAAGTAGTGAAAACGATGTCTATAAATGGTATGGATTAGATTTGGAAGAAGGTGAAATACGGGACAATCTTAAAGCTGGTGTACTGGAACCTGCTATATCTAAAGTTAAATCATTGAAATTTGCGACTGAGGCTGCAATAACTATTCTTAGAATAGATGATATGATTAAATTAGATCCTGAACAAAAAGCTGGACGTGGATATCAACAAGCATATGATGCTGGAGAGCTTTAA
- the LOC100164283 gene encoding TGF-beta receptor type-1 isoform X2: MNSIFQYSMSSKKTCMLLAVCFLFTFSHSVNGLSCYCDICADSNYTCVTDGYCFTSISKDTSVIRHSSRCLHKYQFFPPEKPNICFRRKFLDEISVSCCQDRDYCNRWLYPKLVEVKPTDDSLNDHKKERLGKWELAIIIAGPIGVVCLVVMLIMNFWAGSTKRHNIRYLRTPRIIAADQQPILTAAVSLRDMIEMTTSGSGSGLPLLVQRSIARQIQLGVPIGKGRFGEVWQGKWRGEQVAVKIFSSREERSWFREAEIYQTVMLRHDNILGFIAADNKDNGTWTQLWLITDYHENGSLFDFLNRSTVDTNGMIRIALSIATGLAHLHMEIVGTQGKPAIAHRDLKSKNILVKSNGTCAIGDLGLAVRYDTSMDTVDIPLNHRVGTKRYMAPEVLEETINMNHFDSFKRGDIYALGLILWEVTRRCYVDNIHEEYQLPYYDSVPSDPTIDEMRKVVCLEMKRPPIPQRWNAYPCLQTMSKLMQECWYHTASARLTALRIKKTLATLGAMQSHSININI, translated from the exons atgaattcaatatttcaatattcaatGTCTTCCAAAAAGACTTGTATGCTGCTGGCTGTATGCTTTCTATTTACATTCAGTCACTCTGTAAAtg gttTATCATGTTATTGTGACATATGCGCTGATTCAAACTACACTTGTGTTACCGATGGATATTGTTTCACGAGTATATCAAAAGATACAAGTGTTATTCGTCATTCATCTCG TTGCTTGCACAAGTACCAGTTTTTCCCACCAGAAAAgccaaatatttgttttcgaaGAAAGTTTCTGGATGAAATCTCAGTGTCGTGTTGCCAGGATCGAGATTATTGCAATCGTTGGCTATACCCAAAACTGGTTGAAGTTAAACCTACAG ACGATTCATTGAATGACCATAAAAAGGAGAGATTGGGCAAATGGGAACTGGCTATTATAATAGCCGGCCCAATAGGTGTCGTATGCCTTGTTGTCATGCTTATTATGAATTTTTGGGCTGGATCAACTAAGCGTCATAATATTAGATATCTACGAACCCCTCGAATCATAGCGGCTGATCAGCAACCTATTTTAACTGCAGCTGTTTCTTTGAGAGACATGATTGAAATGACTACTAGTGGATCGGGATCAG GATTACCACTTTTGGTTCAAAGAAGCATTGCTCGTCAAATCCAACTTGGTGTCCCTATTGGTAAAGGTCGTTTTGGAGAAGTATGGCAAGGAAAATGGCGAGGAGAACAAGtagctgtaaaaatattttcatctagAGAAGAACGGTCATGGTTTAGAGAAGCTGAGATATACCAAACAGTTATGCTcagacatgataatattttaggatTTATTGCTGCTGATAATAAAG ataatgGCACTTGGACTCAATTATGGCTAATAACTGATTACCATGAAAATGGTtcactttttgattttttgaaccGAAGTACAGTAGATACAAATGGAATGATTCGTATAGCACTGTCTATAGCAACTGGTCTTGCTCATTTACATATGGAAATTGTTGGCACTCAAg gTAAACCAGCCATTGCACATCGAGATctcaaatcaaaaaatattttagttaaatccAATGGAACTTGTGCTATTGGTGATTTAGGACTTGCTGTACGATATGATACTTCTATGGATACAGTCGATATACCATTAAACCACAGAGTAGGCACTAAACGATATATGGCCCCAgag GTTTTGGAAGAAACGATCAACATGAATCATTTTGATTCATTTAAAAGAGGTGATATTTATGCTTTGGGTTTAATACTTTGGGAAGTAACACGGAGATGTTATGTTGATAACATACACGAAGAATATCAATTGCCATATTATGATAGTGTACCATCTGACCCTACTATTGATGAAATGCGCAAAGTTGTTTGTTTAGAAATGAAACGTCCACCCATACCACAGAGATGGAATGCATACCCG tgtttacaAACAATGAGTAAATTAATGCAAGAATGTTGGTACCATACTGCATCTGCTCGTCTTACAGCATTACGCATTAAAAAAACTCTAGCCACGTTGGGTGCCATGCAAAgtcatagtattaatattaatatttaa
- the LOC100164283 gene encoding TGF-beta receptor type-1 isoform X1, which produces MNSIFQYSMSSKKTCMLLAVCFLFTFSHSVNGLSCYCDICADSNYTCVTDGYCFTSISKDTSVIRHSSRCLENNIVIPREKPLICHYIKKHNDSFVTECCKDYDFCNRDLKPTLHIKLPDDSLNDHKKERLGKWELAIIIAGPIGVVCLVVMLIMNFWAGSTKRHNIRYLRTPRIIAADQQPILTAAVSLRDMIEMTTSGSGSGLPLLVQRSIARQIQLGVPIGKGRFGEVWQGKWRGEQVAVKIFSSREERSWFREAEIYQTVMLRHDNILGFIAADNKDNGTWTQLWLITDYHENGSLFDFLNRSTVDTNGMIRIALSIATGLAHLHMEIVGTQGKPAIAHRDLKSKNILVKSNGTCAIGDLGLAVRYDTSMDTVDIPLNHRVGTKRYMAPEVLEETINMNHFDSFKRGDIYALGLILWEVTRRCYVDNIHEEYQLPYYDSVPSDPTIDEMRKVVCLEMKRPPIPQRWNAYPCLQTMSKLMQECWYHTASARLTALRIKKTLATLGAMQSHSININI; this is translated from the exons atgaattcaatatttcaatattcaatGTCTTCCAAAAAGACTTGTATGCTGCTGGCTGTATGCTTTCTATTTACATTCAGTCACTCTGTAAAtg gttTATCATGTTATTGTGACATATGCGCTGATTCAAACTACACTTGTGTTACCGATGGATATTGTTTCACGAGTATATCAAAAGATACAAGTGTTATTCGTCATTCATCTCG GTGTTTGGAGAATAACATAGTGATCCCACGAGAAAAACCTTTGATATGtcattacattaaaaaacataatgatTCATTTGTAACCGAGTGTTGTAAAGATTATGACTTTTGTAACCGAGATCTTAAGCCGACACTACATATTAAGCTTCCAG ACGATTCATTGAATGACCATAAAAAGGAGAGATTGGGCAAATGGGAACTGGCTATTATAATAGCCGGCCCAATAGGTGTCGTATGCCTTGTTGTCATGCTTATTATGAATTTTTGGGCTGGATCAACTAAGCGTCATAATATTAGATATCTACGAACCCCTCGAATCATAGCGGCTGATCAGCAACCTATTTTAACTGCAGCTGTTTCTTTGAGAGACATGATTGAAATGACTACTAGTGGATCGGGATCAG GATTACCACTTTTGGTTCAAAGAAGCATTGCTCGTCAAATCCAACTTGGTGTCCCTATTGGTAAAGGTCGTTTTGGAGAAGTATGGCAAGGAAAATGGCGAGGAGAACAAGtagctgtaaaaatattttcatctagAGAAGAACGGTCATGGTTTAGAGAAGCTGAGATATACCAAACAGTTATGCTcagacatgataatattttaggatTTATTGCTGCTGATAATAAAG ataatgGCACTTGGACTCAATTATGGCTAATAACTGATTACCATGAAAATGGTtcactttttgattttttgaaccGAAGTACAGTAGATACAAATGGAATGATTCGTATAGCACTGTCTATAGCAACTGGTCTTGCTCATTTACATATGGAAATTGTTGGCACTCAAg gTAAACCAGCCATTGCACATCGAGATctcaaatcaaaaaatattttagttaaatccAATGGAACTTGTGCTATTGGTGATTTAGGACTTGCTGTACGATATGATACTTCTATGGATACAGTCGATATACCATTAAACCACAGAGTAGGCACTAAACGATATATGGCCCCAgag GTTTTGGAAGAAACGATCAACATGAATCATTTTGATTCATTTAAAAGAGGTGATATTTATGCTTTGGGTTTAATACTTTGGGAAGTAACACGGAGATGTTATGTTGATAACATACACGAAGAATATCAATTGCCATATTATGATAGTGTACCATCTGACCCTACTATTGATGAAATGCGCAAAGTTGTTTGTTTAGAAATGAAACGTCCACCCATACCACAGAGATGGAATGCATACCCG tgtttacaAACAATGAGTAAATTAATGCAAGAATGTTGGTACCATACTGCATCTGCTCGTCTTACAGCATTACGCATTAAAAAAACTCTAGCCACGTTGGGTGCCATGCAAAgtcatagtattaatattaatatttaa
- the LOC100167726 gene encoding paraplegin — protein sequence MGLSLLNIISKSNFRILRPKLLSNYVGTNKEMGRTRYMSNYLRKIPITTSKKHNIAVHKEIAAVNKLILRYTHSQKNENDGKNTDDPRNAMMIKIMMAIFTVYITVYVISMLFPNASNPEDMRYVSWNEFVHLMLAKGEVEEIIARPDLDIVTVRLHEGAIIKGRKIDQRTYHMNIADLERFEQKLREAETKLGIKPGHGVPVVYDRSLNAPELILFLFFAGLLALAYFGRSKGGSKSPISLDMFSQIKRAKYTLIDPLIGQGKGVRFKDVAGLKEAKQEVMEFVDYLKRPDHYKNLGAKVPKGALLLGPPGCGKTMLAKAVATESNVPFLSMNGSEFIEMIGGLGAARVRDLFKEGRKRSPCIIYIDEIDAIGRKRSSRGPEGGGDEGEQTLNQLLVEMDGIGSKEGVLMLASTNRADILDKALLRPGRFDRHILIDLPTLEERKEIFEQHLKIKLDKEPKHYSQKMAHLTPGFSGADIANVCNEAALHAARNSQKVVLEADLDYAVERVVGGTEKRSHAISPDEKKIVAYHEAGHALIGWLLPTTDALLKVTIVPRTNAALGFAQYTPTERYLLSKQALFEKMCLGLGGRVAESIVFNSITTGAQNDLDKVTKIANAQVRQYGMNDKVGLVSFSEDKNSLRPYSNKLAALMETEVSRLVSDAYFKTEKLLKENYKKLELIAEELLKKESLNYEEMVKLIGPPPNGEKRAVEMYEFNSPVDTKNTDSSKN from the exons ATGGGCTTaagtttgttaaatattatttcgaaatCAAATTTTCGAATACTTAGACCAAAATTACTAAGTAACTATGTTGGAACGAATAAGGAAATGGGGCGCACAAGATATATGAGTAACTATTTACGTAAAATACCAATTACCACATCCaaaaag cataatatagCAGTACATAAAGAAATAGCTGCTGTAAATAAACTTATCTTAAGATATACACATTCTCAAAAGAATGAAAATGATGGCAAAAACACTGATGATCCAAGAAATGCTATGATGATTAAAATCATGATGGCGATATTCACTgtatatataacagtatatgTTATAAGTATGTTATTCCCTAATGCATCAAATCctgaa GATATGCGCTATGTATCTTGGAAtgagtttgtacatttaatgtTAGCTAAAGGTGAAGTAGAAGAAATAATTGCACGCCCTGATTTAGATATTGTAACAGTAAGATTACATGAAGGTGCTATTATTAAAGGAcgaaaa attgATCAAAGAACTTACCATATGAATATTGCAGATTTAGAAAgatttgaacaaaaattaagAGAAGCAGAAACAAAATTGGGTATAAAACCTGGTCATGGAGTACCTGTTGTGTATGATCGTTCTCTTAATGCAccagaattaatattatttttattttttgctggCCTTCTTGCTTTGGCATATTTTGGCCGTTCAAAGGGGGGTTCAAAGTCTCCGATCAGCTTAGATATGTTT tctCAGATAAAACGAGCAAAGTATACATTAATTGACCCATTGATTGGTCAAGGTAAAGGAGTTCGCTTTAAAGATGTTGCCGGTCTAAAAGAAGCAAAACAAGAAGTTATGGAATTTGTTGATTATTTAAAGAGACCAgatcattataaaaatttggGTGCAAAAGTTCCCAAAGGCGCATTACTTTTAGGTCCACCTGGTTGTGGTAAAACAATGTTAGCTAAAGCTGTTGCAACAGAATCAAATGTACCTTTTTTATCTATGAATGGTTCCGAGTTTATTGAAATGATTGGAGGGCTTGGAGCTGCCAGAGTACG AGATTTATTTAAAGAGGGGAGAAAAAGATCtccatgtataatttatattgatgaaATTGACGCTATTGGTCGTAAAAGATCTTCAAGAGGTCCAGAAGGTGGTGGTGATGAAGGAGAACAAACATTAAATCAATTGTTGGTTGAAATGGATGGTATTGGATCCAAAGAAGGAGTTTTAATGTTAGCTTCGACAAATAGAGCAGATATATTAGATAag GCTCTTTTAAGACCGGGACGTTTTGATCGTCATATTCTAATCGATCTTCCTACATTAGAAGAGCGGAAAGAAATTTTTGAACAACACTTAAAAATCAAACTTGATAAAGAGCCTAAACATTATTCACAAAAAATGGCTCATTTAACTCCTGGATTTAgcg GAGCTGACATAGCTAATGTTTGCAATGAAGCAGCATTACATGCTGCTAGAAATAGTCAAAAAGTTGTATTAGAAGCTGATTTGGACTATGCAGTTGAACGAGTGGTCGGAGGAACAGAAAAACGATCTCATGCAATTTCTCCTGATGAAAAGAAAATTGTAGCCTACCATGAAGCTGGACATGCATTAATTGGCTGGTTGTTGCCTACTACGGATGCTCTCCTGAAAGTCACAATTGTGCCTAGAACTAATGCAGCTCTAGGATTTGCTCAGTATACACCCACAGAACGATATCTACTTTCAAAGCAAGct ttatttgaaaaaatgtgttTGGGACTTGGTGGCAGAGTAGCTGAATCAATAGTATTTAACAGCATTACAACTGGAGCTCAAAACGATTTGGATAAAGTTACTAAAATTGCAAATGCtcaa GTACGTCAATATGGTATGAATGATAAAGTTGGATTAGTGTCATTTTCTGAAGATAAAAATAGCTTAAGACCATATAGTAACAAACTTGCAGCACTCATGGAAACTGAAGTATCCAGATTAGTTTCTGATGCTTATTTCAAAACAGAAAAACTACTaaaagaaaactataaaaaactaGAATTG attgCTGAAGAGTTGTTGAAGAAGGAATCATTAAATTATGAAGAGATGGTAAAATTAATTGGTCCACCACCAAACGGGGAAAAACGTGCTGTAGAGATGTATGAGTTTAACTCACCTGTAGATACAAAAAATACTGATTCctcaaaaaattaa
- the LOC100162211 gene encoding quinone oxidoreductase-like protein 2 homolog, with product MKYITRNIYKLHVNHDIRNVRSKFTKAAVLKTVKEPLVLEDFKIADKLKEGQLRIAVKYCAVNMSDALICSGLSEIKPVLPYVPGFEIVGEVIESKATNADDEEEDISVGDRVLVLNKEIMGGFAEECIVDEKDIFGIPSELSYETAVSIGDSYATALIGLARRANLKKDNTILVTAAAGGLGLAAVDIAANMCKAKVIGACRLEKNTSIVRDKGAFISFEIKSPESLCKRVLKETDGKGVDVVFDAVGGEIFPSALDCVGHEGKVIVAGFASLQLPQLNINELLRRPSFSLIGVSLNNYRTHSVRIYRQSVKDVLTMCKMGVITPNISETLKLDQVNEALEHFSTDKSSGKILLKIAD from the exons atgaaatatattactcgtaatatttataaacttcatGTAAATCACGATATACGAAATGTTCGTTCTAAATTTACAAAAGCAGCTGTTCTAAAAACTGTTAAAGAACCATTGGTTCTTGAAGATTTTAAAATAGCGGATAAACTCAAAGAAGgccaa CTCAGGATTGCTGTAAAGTATTGTGCTGTGAACATGTCTGATGCTTTAATTTGCTCTGGGTTATCTGAAATCAAACCAGTATTACCATATGTTCCTGGTTTTGAAATTGTTGGCGAAGTAATTGAATCCAAAGCTACAAATGCTGACGATGAAGAAGAAGATATATCAGTAGGTGATCGAGTGTTAGTTTTAAACAAAGAAATCATGGGTGGATTTGCTGAAGAATGTATTGTTGATGAAAaa GATATTTTTGGAATACCATCAGAATTGTCCTATGAAACTGCTGTGTCGATCGGAGACAGCTATGCAACAGCGTTAATAGGATTAGCTCGTCGTGCAAACCTAAAAAAAGATAATACCATTTTAGTAACAGCAGCTGCTGGTGGTTTAGGTTTAGCTGCAGTTGATATAGCAGCTAATATGTGTAAAGCTAag gTTATTGGAGCTTGTcgtttggaaaaaaatacatCTATTGTAAGAGATAAAGGAGcttttatttcatttgaaattaaaagtcCTGAGTCCTTGTGCAAAAGAGTATTAAAAGAAACTGATGGCAAAGGAGTGGATGTGGTGTTTGATGCAGTTGGTGGAGAAATTTTTCCATCAGCATTAGATTG TGTTGGCCATGAAGGTAAAGTAATAGTTGCAGGTTTTGCATCATTACAACTACCacagttaaatattaatgaacttCTACGTCGGCCTTCATTTAGTTTAATCGgtgtatcattaaataattatcgtaCACATTCAGTAAGGATATACag GCAATCTGTCAAAGATGTATTAACCATGTGTAAAATGGGTGTGATTACTCCAAATATATCGGAAACATTAAAACTTGATCAAGTAAATGAAGCATTAGAACATTTTTCAACTGACAAAAGCAGTGgtaaaattctattaaaaattgcaGATTAA